A single genomic interval of Rhododendron vialii isolate Sample 1 chromosome 3a, ASM3025357v1 harbors:
- the LOC131319391 gene encoding disease resistance RPP13-like protein 4, with product MSISVRSALYEAAKAGGFTSNDNLDLDLENDRGHELGHTCLINVGEAIINWESEIFDNIENIRILYLGRWQSSAMHHIELADAEILHGLKDLKSLTFLSLRGISMITELPASILELKNLEILDLRACHNLEAIPDNIGLLKNLMHLDMSECYFLEHMPESLAQLSRLEVLKGFLIGDFNNNNKQSCTLHNLSRLQKLRKLNIYASVKDFRKLWDLDNLQNFKGLQKLTISWRGCSLLGESRILSQEEASMELLRRGLVILPPRLQKLELASGLKKLYISRGQLCDLGQSQIHQREQRVVEMLRLKWNVKILRLKYLSKLKIDWSELRRVFPKLIYLHQEECPKLTTFPCDERGVWMNMEARRAEWGSCPLSPVDEEQQYSE from the exons ATGAGCATTTCTGTTCGTTCTGCTTTATACGAAGCAGCTAAAGCTGGTGGATTTACTTCAAATGATAATCTTGATTTGGATCTTGAAAATGATCGGGGTCATGAATTGGGGCACACATGTCTGATCAACGTTGGTGAAGCCATTATTAACTGGGAGTCCGAAATATTTGATAATATCGAGAATATCAGAATTCTTTATCTTGGAAGGTGGCAGAGCTCGGCTATGCACCACATTGAACTAGCAGACGCCGAAATTCTCCATGGACTGAAGGATCTGAAGAGCTTAACGTTTCTTAGCCTTCGAGGAATTTCGATGATCACAGAGCTCCCCGCATCCATTTTAGAGCTCAAGAATTTGGAGATCTTAGATCTCCGAGCATGTCATAATCTTGAGGCGATTCCTGACAATATCGGTTTGCTCAAGAATCTGATGCACTTGGACATGTCCGAGTGTTACTTTTTAGAACACATGCCCGAGAGTCTTGCTCAACTATCAAGACTCGAAGTCCTCAAGGGATTCTTGATTGGAGAtttcaacaataacaacaaacaATCGTGTACTCTTCACAATTTGTCAAGACTGCAGAAGTTGAGAAAACTTAACATCTACGCAAGTGTGAAAGACTTTCGCAAACTGTGGGACCTTgataatttacaaaattttaaaggCTTGCAAAAGTTGACAATATCATGGAGAGGATGCTCTTTACTAGGTGAAAGCCGCATACTAAGTCAAGAAGAAGCAAGCATGGAACTACTCAGACGAGGCCTTGTGATACTTCCTCCAAGATTGCAGAAACTAGAGCTAGCTTCA GGACTAAAGAAACTCTACATTAGTAGAGGGCAACTATGCGATCTAGGCCAATCACAGATACACCAAAGGGAGCAGCGGGTCGTGGAGATGTTGCGTTTGAAGTGGAACGTGAAGATATTGCGTTTGAAGTACTTGAGCAAATTAAAGATAGATTGGAGCGAATTGAGGAGAGTATTTCCAAAGTTAATTTACTTGCACCAAGAAGAATGCCCCAAGTTAACTACCTTCCCGTGTGATGAGAGGGGCGTGTGGATGAACATGGAGGCCCGGCGTGCTGAGTGGGGCTCATGTCCTCTTAGCCCAGTAGATGAGGAACAG CAATATTCAGAGTGA